One genomic segment of Halanaerobiaceae bacterium ANBcell28 includes these proteins:
- a CDS encoding YbjQ family protein — protein MILKIKIVNSNEIAGHEIVETLGLVRGSTIRAKNVGQDILAGLRNIVGGEVKEYTKMINEAREQSIARMISEAESLGADAVINIRFTTSQVMQGASEILVYGTAVKLK, from the coding sequence ATGATATTAAAAATTAAAATAGTTAATAGTAATGAAATTGCTGGGCATGAAATAGTTGAAACATTAGGTCTAGTTAGAGGAAGCACTATTAGGGCTAAAAATGTTGGTCAAGATATTTTAGCTGGTCTTCGTAATATAGTTGGTGGTGAGGTTAAGGAATATACTAAAATGATAAATGAGGCTAGAGAACAATCTATTGCAAGAATGATTTCAGAAGCAGAAAGCCTTGGTGCAGATGCTGTAATAAATATTCGCTTTACTACATCTCAAGTAATGCAAGGAGCGTCAGAAATTCTAGTTTATGGTACTGCAGTTAAGTTAAAGTAA
- a CDS encoding efflux RND transporter periplasmic adaptor subunit, whose product MKKKVTIIFIIVIIFLISISFYDFNSISQYLTGRSNLSIDISPDMLTTVQRGDLKNSIFLNAYLKPARENMLFFTQAGKIAEILVKEGERVEVGFDMAHLENNELSLEHIQAEKEYEMALLFGTPAEIQEAKLRLDYASNMLERTILKMPFTGMITYLAACPGDFISQGEVLAIAIDDSSYQAVVAVSEIDIRKIEYGQEAIVRLDSLPEKEFPGIIKSISYQAGINNGIVTIPVTVELLESNPSLRPNLSANVEIITDFSENNLVVPMSAVFQEDGKSYVVKNEEGKLKPIEVRTGMNNGIKIVVAEGLMEGEEVLINSAEYAELVQKLPEHFKPPFTFESD is encoded by the coding sequence TTGAAAAAGAAAGTAACTATAATATTTATAATAGTAATTATTTTTTTAATAAGTATAAGTTTTTATGACTTCAATTCAATTAGTCAATACTTAACTGGTAGATCAAATCTTTCTATTGATATATCTCCTGATATGCTTACAACTGTGCAGCGAGGAGACTTAAAAAACTCTATATTCCTAAATGCTTATTTAAAGCCAGCTAGAGAAAATATGCTTTTTTTCACTCAGGCAGGAAAAATAGCTGAGATATTAGTCAAGGAAGGGGAACGAGTTGAAGTAGGTTTTGATATGGCTCATCTTGAAAATAATGAATTAAGCTTAGAACATATACAGGCAGAAAAAGAATATGAGATGGCCTTGTTGTTTGGTACTCCTGCTGAGATCCAGGAAGCAAAATTACGCCTTGATTATGCAAGCAATATGCTAGAAAGAACTATTCTTAAAATGCCATTTACAGGCATGATTACATATTTAGCAGCTTGCCCAGGTGACTTCATAAGCCAGGGAGAAGTATTGGCTATCGCTATAGATGATAGTAGCTATCAAGCTGTAGTTGCTGTATCAGAAATAGATATACGAAAAATAGAATATGGGCAGGAAGCTATAGTAAGATTAGATTCCCTGCCAGAAAAAGAGTTTCCCGGTATAATAAAGTCTATATCATATCAGGCTGGAATAAATAATGGGATAGTTACTATTCCAGTAACTGTAGAACTCCTTGAAAGTAATCCATCTTTAAGGCCTAATTTATCTGCAAATGTTGAAATAATTACAGATTTTAGTGAAAATAATCTAGTAGTTCCAATGTCAGCTGTTTTTCAAGAAGACGGTAAAAGCTATGTTGTTAAAAATGAAGAGGGAAAACTTAAGCCAATAGAAGTTAGAACAGGTATGAATAATGGAATTAAAATAGTAGTTGCAGAAGGCCTTATGGAAGGTGAGGAAGTTTTAATAAATTCAGCAGAATATGCTGAATTAGTTCAAAAATTGCCTGAGCATTTTAAACCCCCGTTTACTTTTGAAAGTGATTAG
- a CDS encoding glycoside hydrolase family 16 protein translates to MRKKIFFMTLVFLLLCFTVYATRPMGTEFYENFESHDQKLWSMAGVWTNGDMFNATWYPKQVTFQDGKMRLEIDREDNRNANPPYKSGELRTNSFYQYGLFEVSMKAARSEGTVSSFFTYTGPWDWDDDPWDEIDIEFLGKDTTKVQFNYFTSGRGGNEHYHDLGFDAADDFNTYAFEWRPDSIRWYVNGKLVHTATFNIPQTPQKIMMNLWPAIGVDGWTGVFDGNDTPVHAYYEWVRYTPLELLDEE, encoded by the coding sequence ATGAGAAAAAAAATATTCTTTATGACTTTAGTTTTTCTTTTACTTTGTTTTACAGTATATGCTACCAGGCCAATGGGTACTGAGTTTTATGAAAACTTCGAATCACATGATCAAAAGCTATGGTCTATGGCAGGTGTTTGGACAAATGGAGATATGTTTAATGCCACGTGGTATCCTAAACAAGTGACTTTTCAGGATGGTAAAATGAGACTGGAAATTGATAGAGAAGATAATAGAAATGCAAACCCACCCTATAAGAGTGGAGAACTTAGAACAAATTCTTTTTATCAGTATGGACTTTTTGAAGTAAGTATGAAAGCAGCCAGATCTGAAGGAACAGTTTCTTCCTTCTTTACTTATACCGGTCCTTGGGATTGGGATGATGATCCCTGGGATGAAATTGACATAGAATTTTTAGGTAAAGATACAACAAAGGTTCAATTCAACTATTTCACATCAGGAAGAGGGGGAAATGAACACTACCATGACCTGGGTTTTGATGCAGCAGATGATTTTAATACTTATGCTTTTGAATGGAGACCTGATTCAATTCGCTGGTATGTAAATGGTAAACTGGTTCATACGGCAACATTTAACATCCCACAAACACCTCAAAAAATAATGATGAATTTATGGCCAGCAATAGGCGTAGATGGATGGACTGGAGTGTTTGATGGAAATGATACTCCTGTCCATGCTTATTATGAGTGGGTCCGATATACTCCCTTAGAGCTACTAGATGAAGAATAA
- a CDS encoding BsuPI-related putative proteinase inhibitor: MLILTACEQNSSIWETVSLLELLEEDADDLKSVLSVEKEDYLGETRVKAYMKLYNQSDNTIKLTFNTSQRYDLYLEKEGSEVWRYSDDKTFLDVIEDVYIEPGETLEYSRIIDYDFEPGIYKISAEISSYTLIELNNVEFEFESENSDPESLQVRLSIFEPALEDYPVDDLNCVIGIYNPSEEDIELMFNTSQHYELYLEKEGQIVWRFSDDKGFTDAVEYLTIESKGRVFYQVDIDYEFEAGEYKLLGEITSNPPIESNEVEFIVYGDLGDPADLETELSIDKDVDNRELRSTISLYNPSEQTIKLTFPSSQRYDLYLEKEGSEVWRYSDDKTFLDVIEVVYIEPGETLEYSRIIDYDFEPGIYKISAEISSYTLIELNDLEFEF; this comes from the coding sequence ATGCTTATATTAACTGCCTGTGAACAAAATTCAAGTATTTGGGAAACGGTATCATTATTAGAACTTTTAGAGGAAGACGCTGATGATTTAAAGAGTGTATTATCCGTTGAGAAAGAAGACTATTTAGGTGAAACAAGAGTCAAAGCTTATATGAAATTATATAACCAGAGCGATAATACTATTAAATTAACTTTTAATACAAGCCAGAGATATGATTTATATTTAGAAAAAGAAGGTAGTGAGGTATGGCGTTATTCAGATGACAAAACATTTCTAGATGTAATAGAAGATGTATATATTGAGCCAGGAGAAACTCTAGAATATAGTAGAATTATAGATTATGACTTTGAGCCAGGAATTTATAAAATATCAGCTGAGATAAGTTCATATACATTAATTGAACTTAACAATGTAGAATTTGAGTTTGAATCAGAAAATAGTGACCCTGAAAGTTTACAAGTAAGATTATCTATTTTTGAACCTGCTTTAGAAGATTACCCTGTGGATGATTTAAATTGCGTTATTGGTATATATAATCCAAGTGAAGAAGATATTGAGTTAATGTTTAATACAAGTCAACATTACGAACTATATTTAGAAAAAGAGGGTCAAATAGTATGGCGATTTTCCGATGATAAGGGATTTACCGACGCAGTAGAGTATCTTACTATTGAGTCTAAAGGTAGAGTCTTTTATCAAGTAGATATAGATTATGAATTTGAAGCAGGAGAATATAAATTATTAGGGGAAATAACTTCAAATCCTCCTATCGAGTCTAATGAAGTGGAATTTATAGTATATGGTGACTTGGGTGATCCGGCAGACCTTGAAACTGAATTGTCTATTGATAAAGATGTAGATAATAGAGAACTTAGAAGTACAATAAGCCTATATAACCCAAGTGAACAGACTATTAAATTAACTTTTCCTTCAAGCCAGAGATATGATCTATATTTAGAAAAAGAAGGTAGTGAGGTATGGCGTTATTCGGATGACAAAACATTTTTAGATGTAATAGAAGTTGTATATATTGAGCCAGGCGAAACTCTAGAATATAGTAGAATTATAGATTATGACTTTGAGCCAGGAATTTATAAAATATCAGCTGAGATAAGTTCATATACATTAATTGAGCTTAATGATCTAGAATTTGAGTTTTAG
- a CDS encoding ABC transporter permease produces the protein MMVKEIMTMALNSLKVNRMRTFLSMLGIIIGVAAVIAIVSVGTGAQNYITSKISSLGSNLINISQDFSDDFSSANSAGFTVELADYINKYSPSVKEVLPNLQIGGAISHRDNTIMTTILGTSPAYQEIVNYYPKEGSFIRASDIDRRNDIIVLGYDLATELFPDEEALNQMVKINNQGHVYLFRVVGIMEEKNTGLLGNYNKQAYIPAPTFMSKLSKSNSVTGYLAQAKSSEQAFLAVNEITHFLSNYTGSSDSFSILSQDQIIDIINSVADTLNRMLAGIAGISLLVGGIGIMNIMLVSVTERTREIGIRKALGADKGQIMKQFVYEALFVSALGGIIGILLGWLGAAVLAHFGHWDLLISPSSIILAFAFSLLVGLFFGIYPALKASRLDPVEALSYE, from the coding sequence ATGATGGTAAAAGAAATAATGACAATGGCTTTAAATAGCTTGAAAGTTAATCGAATGAGAACATTTTTGTCTATGTTGGGTATAATAATAGGAGTAGCAGCTGTGATAGCCATTGTTTCTGTAGGCACAGGTGCACAGAATTATATTACTTCAAAGATTTCCAGTTTAGGCTCTAATTTAATTAATATTAGCCAGGACTTTAGTGATGATTTTTCTTCTGCTAATTCTGCAGGATTCACTGTAGAACTGGCAGATTATATTAATAAATATAGTCCTTCAGTAAAGGAAGTTTTACCGAATCTACAGATAGGTGGAGCCATAAGCCACCGAGACAATACTATTATGACTACAATCCTGGGAACTTCTCCAGCTTATCAAGAAATAGTTAATTATTATCCCAAAGAAGGTAGTTTTATAAGAGCATCTGATATAGATAGACGAAATGACATTATAGTTTTAGGCTATGATTTAGCTACGGAACTTTTTCCCGATGAAGAAGCCCTTAATCAAATGGTAAAAATTAACAATCAAGGTCATGTTTATTTATTTAGAGTTGTAGGGATCATGGAAGAAAAAAATACTGGTTTATTAGGCAATTATAATAAACAGGCATATATACCTGCCCCTACATTTATGTCCAAACTTAGTAAATCTAATAGTGTTACTGGGTATTTAGCACAGGCTAAATCTTCAGAACAGGCTTTTTTGGCTGTTAATGAAATAACTCATTTTTTAAGTAATTATACAGGAAGTAGTGACAGTTTTTCAATTCTAAGCCAGGACCAGATAATAGATATTATTAACTCTGTTGCTGATACCCTTAATCGAATGTTAGCAGGTATAGCAGGTATTTCTTTGCTTGTAGGAGGAATTGGAATTATGAATATTATGCTTGTTTCTGTTACTGAAAGAACTAGAGAAATAGGAATTAGAAAAGCTTTGGGGGCAGATAAAGGTCAAATCATGAAACAATTTGTTTATGAAGCGTTATTTGTAAGTGCTTTAGGTGGGATTATTGGAATATTATTGGGGTGGTTGGGAGCTGCTGTACTTGCTCATTTTGGTCATTGGGATTTATTAATATCTCCATCTTCAATTATATTAGCTTTTGCATTTTCTTTATTAGTGGGCTTGTTTTTTGGCATTTATCCAGCACTTAAGGCCTCGCGTCTGGATCCGGTAGAGGCCTTAAGTTACGAGTAA
- a CDS encoding DUF2512 family protein, protein MRTSMALVVKFIITFVAALIAFYFLMTNDLIWIFLVALLATIANYLIGDLIILPSMGNIVASIADGFMAGLVAYIFDFFLPVFTTTWATLLWFAIIIAVGEYFFHIYLKEDEKVAP, encoded by the coding sequence ATGAGAACAAGTATGGCTTTAGTAGTTAAATTTATTATTACATTTGTCGCTGCTTTGATTGCCTTTTATTTTCTAATGACAAATGATCTAATCTGGATTTTTCTTGTAGCATTACTTGCTACAATAGCTAACTATTTAATTGGTGACTTGATAATACTACCTTCTATGGGCAATATAGTGGCTTCAATAGCTGATGGTTTTATGGCAGGATTAGTAGCCTATATTTTTGATTTCTTTCTTCCAGTCTTTACAACTACCTGGGCAACATTATTATGGTTTGCTATCATAATAGCTGTTGGAGAATATTTCTTTCATATATATTTAAAAGAAGATGAAAAAGTTGCTCCGTAG
- a CDS encoding HD domain-containing protein, with protein sequence MDVIMEYFELVLNEVKKIYTNIQGSHGWEHTERVYNLCLHIGEKEAADLTVIKYAAILHDIGRKEQDESNGRLCHAEIGAAKSRKILNKYDLNKDFIEKVIHCVETHRYRGENIPGSLEAKILFDADKLDAIGAIGIGRAFVFAGENRAKVHDKDVDIEKTKSYTEDDTAYREYLVKLRYIKDKLLTTEGKRLGKVRHDFMVEFFNRLNQEVEGLI encoded by the coding sequence ATGGATGTTATTATGGAATATTTTGAATTAGTACTAAATGAGGTAAAAAAAATATATACAAATATTCAAGGTAGTCATGGGTGGGAGCACACAGAACGAGTATATAATCTTTGTTTACATATAGGGGAAAAAGAAGCAGCAGATTTAACAGTCATTAAATATGCAGCTATTTTACATGATATTGGACGAAAAGAGCAGGATGAGAGTAATGGTAGACTCTGTCATGCTGAAATAGGGGCTGCTAAGTCTAGAAAAATCTTGAATAAATATGATTTAAATAAAGATTTTATCGAGAAAGTCATACATTGTGTTGAGACACATAGATACCGTGGTGAGAATATTCCTGGTTCTTTAGAAGCCAAAATACTTTTTGATGCTGATAAGCTTGATGCTATTGGTGCAATTGGTATTGGTAGAGCTTTTGTTTTTGCAGGAGAGAACAGGGCAAAAGTTCATGATAAAGATGTTGATATTGAAAAGACGAAATCTTATACAGAAGATGATACCGCTTATCGTGAATACCTTGTTAAATTGAGATATATAAAGGATAAACTTCTAACTACTGAAGGGAAGCGTTTAGGTAAAGTTAGACATGATTTTATGGTCGAGTTTTTCAATAGATTAAATCAAGAGGTGGAAGGTCTTATTTAA
- the recQ gene encoding DNA helicase RecQ encodes MIKKAKNVLKKYYGYENFRYSQESVIESILNKEDTIAIMPTGSGKSICYQIPAMLFPGITIVISPLISLMKDQVDGLQEMGISATFLNSSLANNVLQDRLNRARKGEYKLIYIAPERLESPRFCNLLNRLEVSFLAVDEAHCVSQWGHDFRPSYRYISKMIAELDSSPVLAAFTATATPEVQTDIAGQLNINDPKIYISGFDRENLTFTLRKGIDKDRFILDYIKTNISEAGIIYAATRKEVDRIYKLLLNSAYQVGRYHAGLSDKERHDTQEAFLFDDIKIVVATNAFGMGIDKSNVHYVIHYNMPKNIESYYQEAGRAGRDGEDSECILLYSPGDSYIQKFLIDQSEASPARKQKQLQKLQEIVDYCHTSKCLRSYILSYFGEKKVDDFCDNCSNCNDDIDLVEISEEAQKILSCVFRMEERWGATMIAQVLAGSRNKKVLSNGFDKLTTYNIMSDYSIKDIKNMINILAADSYLDLTEGKYPLVKLNSLSYKVLKGEKEVYQRIEKKQHKISSDNKLFDILKDLRKDIADNEGVPPYVIFHDSALREMSKYYPVDETSMLKITGVGEVKFKKFGKKFIKVIEDYLENNEIEDQMKNSTQDINKRKGSKKNSYLLTYKYFKTGKTIEEIAKERDLSEGTIENHIIKAYREGLNIDLDILIPKEFEQQILSVIESEGSDRLKTIKEALPKEITYTAIKAVLAKNDL; translated from the coding sequence TTGATTAAGAAAGCAAAAAATGTATTGAAAAAATATTATGGTTATGAAAATTTTAGATATAGTCAAGAGAGCGTTATTGAAAGTATTTTAAATAAAGAAGACACTATTGCAATTATGCCAACAGGTTCAGGAAAATCGATTTGTTATCAAATACCTGCCATGCTCTTTCCAGGTATTACAATTGTAATATCACCCTTGATATCTTTAATGAAGGATCAAGTTGATGGCTTACAAGAGATGGGAATTTCAGCTACTTTTTTGAATAGTTCTCTTGCCAATAATGTATTACAAGATAGGTTAAATAGAGCTAGAAAAGGAGAATATAAACTAATTTATATAGCACCTGAAAGACTAGAGTCGCCACGATTTTGCAATTTATTAAATAGATTAGAAGTATCTTTTCTTGCTGTTGATGAGGCTCATTGTGTCTCTCAATGGGGGCATGATTTTAGACCAAGCTATCGATATATATCAAAAATGATTGCAGAATTAGATAGTTCTCCAGTATTAGCTGCTTTTACAGCCACAGCTACTCCAGAAGTACAAACTGATATAGCTGGACAATTAAATATAAATGACCCAAAAATATATATAAGTGGCTTTGATAGAGAAAATTTAACATTTACTTTGCGAAAAGGTATTGATAAAGATCGTTTTATATTAGATTATATAAAAACAAATATAAGTGAAGCAGGGATTATTTATGCGGCTACACGTAAAGAGGTTGATAGAATTTATAAATTATTATTAAATTCCGCTTATCAAGTAGGAAGATATCATGCGGGATTAAGTGATAAAGAACGTCATGATACTCAAGAGGCTTTTTTATTTGATGATATAAAGATTGTTGTGGCTACCAATGCCTTTGGTATGGGAATTGATAAATCAAATGTGCATTATGTTATTCATTATAATATGCCTAAAAATATAGAATCATATTATCAAGAAGCAGGTAGGGCTGGTAGAGATGGAGAAGATAGTGAATGTATTTTATTATATTCTCCTGGGGATAGCTATATTCAAAAGTTTTTAATAGATCAAAGCGAAGCTTCACCAGCTAGGAAACAAAAGCAGTTACAAAAATTACAGGAAATAGTTGATTATTGTCATACATCTAAATGCCTAAGATCATATATACTTTCATATTTTGGAGAAAAGAAAGTAGATGATTTTTGTGATAATTGTAGTAATTGTAATGATGATATTGACTTAGTTGAGATAAGCGAAGAAGCCCAAAAAATTTTATCATGTGTATTTAGAATGGAAGAGCGCTGGGGTGCTACTATGATTGCTCAGGTGCTAGCTGGTTCAAGAAATAAAAAGGTATTAAGCAATGGTTTTGATAAATTAACAACATATAATATCATGTCCGATTATTCAATCAAAGATATTAAAAATATGATAAATATTTTGGCTGCAGATTCTTACCTTGATCTTACAGAGGGAAAATATCCTCTAGTAAAATTAAATTCTCTTTCTTATAAAGTATTAAAAGGAGAAAAAGAAGTTTATCAAAGAATAGAAAAAAAGCAACATAAGATTAGCAGTGATAATAAATTATTTGATATTTTAAAGGATTTGAGAAAAGATATAGCTGATAATGAAGGTGTACCACCTTATGTTATCTTTCATGATAGTGCTTTACGAGAAATGAGCAAATATTATCCAGTAGACGAGACTTCCATGTTGAAAATAACTGGTGTAGGGGAAGTGAAATTCAAAAAGTTTGGCAAAAAATTTATTAAAGTTATAGAAGATTATCTAGAAAATAATGAGATAGAAGATCAAATGAAAAATAGTACTCAGGATATTAATAAGAGAAAAGGAAGTAAAAAAAATAGCTATTTACTAACATATAAGTATTTTAAAACTGGTAAAACTATAGAAGAGATAGCTAAAGAAAGAGATTTATCTGAAGGTACAATAGAAAATCATATTATCAAAGCATATAGGGAGGGTTTAAATATAGATTTGGATATTTTAATACCAAAAGAATTTGAACAGCAGATACTTTCTGTTATAGAAAGTGAAGGGAGTGATAGATTAAAAACTATTAAAGAAGCTCTACCTAAAGAAATTACTTACACAGCTATTAAGGCAGTTTTAGCAAAAAATGATTTATAA
- the rpoD gene encoding RNA polymerase sigma factor RpoD, producing MTEEIIKQDLVEEVINQGKSKGKLSTAEIKSKLEEYIDDEDNYNEIYAILEENDIKIIDEDSQDDMLDDDDDESIDDDDQDNDDELDLSVSDSKAMGDPVRMYLKGIGKVDLLSAEEEVELAKRIEAGDDLAKEKLIEANLRLVVSIAKKYIGRGMQFLDLIQEGNMGLMRAVEKFDYTKGYKFSTYATWWIRQAITRSIADQGRTIRVPVHMVEKINKVARISRSLYQEFDREPTTEEIAEVMDIPASKVEEIQKISKEAISLETPIGEEEDSSLGDFIKDEETVEPETTVTQNLLKEELDDILDTLTVREKRILELRFGISDGRNRTLEEVGKQFGVTRERIRQIEAKALRKLRHPTRSNKLKGFVD from the coding sequence TTGACAGAAGAAATAATCAAGCAGGATTTAGTCGAGGAAGTTATAAATCAGGGTAAAAGTAAAGGGAAGTTAAGTACAGCAGAAATTAAATCAAAATTAGAAGAATATATAGATGATGAAGATAATTATAATGAAATATATGCGATCTTAGAAGAGAATGACATTAAAATAATTGATGAAGATTCTCAGGATGATATGCTAGATGATGATGATGATGAAAGTATTGATGATGATGATCAGGATAATGATGACGAACTGGATTTAAGTGTCTCTGATAGTAAGGCTATGGGGGACCCTGTAAGAATGTATTTGAAGGGTATTGGAAAGGTTGACTTGCTCTCTGCGGAGGAAGAGGTGGAATTGGCTAAAAGAATAGAGGCGGGGGATGATTTAGCTAAGGAGAAATTAATTGAGGCAAATTTAAGACTAGTAGTAAGTATTGCAAAAAAATATATAGGTAGAGGAATGCAGTTTCTTGATTTGATCCAAGAAGGTAATATGGGTTTGATGAGAGCTGTGGAAAAATTTGATTATACGAAGGGATATAAATTTAGTACTTATGCAACTTGGTGGATTCGTCAAGCTATTACTCGTTCTATTGCAGATCAGGGAAGAACAATAAGAGTACCTGTGCATATGGTTGAGAAAATAAATAAAGTGGCACGAATTTCAAGAAGTCTATATCAGGAATTTGATAGAGAACCGACTACAGAAGAGATAGCAGAAGTTATGGATATTCCTGCTTCAAAAGTTGAAGAAATACAAAAGATATCTAAAGAAGCTATTTCTTTAGAAACACCTATTGGAGAAGAAGAAGATAGTAGTCTTGGTGATTTTATAAAAGATGAAGAGACAGTTGAACCTGAAACTACTGTTACTCAAAACTTATTAAAAGAAGAACTAGATGATATATTGGATACTTTAACAGTTCGAGAAAAAAGAATATTGGAGTTACGTTTTGGTATTTCAGATGGTAGAAACAGAACTTTGGAAGAAGTCGGTAAGCAGTTTGGAGTTACTAGAGAACGTATAAGGCAAATTGAAGCAAAAGCACTACGAAAGTTAAGACATCCTACTCGTAGTAACAAGCTAAAGGGCTTTGTAGATTAA